In Gopherus evgoodei ecotype Sinaloan lineage unplaced genomic scaffold, rGopEvg1_v1.p scaffold_31_arrow_ctg1, whole genome shotgun sequence, a single window of DNA contains:
- the LOC115640444 gene encoding IGF-like family receptor 1, with protein MLLPLLLCLLPSALLPPSACTRARSSQSKKCSSLQYWHQQAQACVPCENGYAHKVPLHGLEFTVNCGVRDTGGRFATPTQECPSKSFNDGRFLLCQPCSQCPPGTELSPCTRLQDARCCPPGQRRGPDGRCRPQCCFPSERCHPAVRADIDCNSPAEAPGAESSASPPPCWPGAAPTSLPSAAGPGGSASAPPSGTPGAPESCSDTAGYGGHVALLTLLLLLLLTGSFALLVWTKRGWCPHQASSSMAKPPLLLHPQSAEETSGIIAPTIGHAGLWGAPLQHLLDDPDVLEELIMLLDPEGKAGAGTRHLAARYGLSATWIDYAYSLRSTRSPLRATLETVAARQPDATLGQLAGLLAAMGRKDALQVLEGVQVGV; from the exons atgctgctgcccctgctgctctgcctcctgcccagcgccctgctgccccccagcgcctgcacgagggcccggagctcccagTCCAAGAAGTGCAGCTCCCTGCAGTACTGGCACCAGCAGGCCCAGGCCTGCGTCCCCTGTGAGAACGGCTACGCACACAAAGTCCCACTGCacg GACTGGAATTCACCGTGAACTGCGGCGTGAGGGACACAGGCGGCCGCTTCGCAACTCCCACCCAGGAGTGTCCATCCAAATCCTTCAACGATGGGCGATTCCTGctgtgccagccctgctcccagtgcccgCCCGGCACCGAGCTCAGCCCCTGCACCCGCCTGCAGGATGCCCGGTGCTGCCCCCCCGG GCAGCGGCGGGGGCCGGATGGGAGGTGCCGGCCCCAGTGCTGCTTCCCCAGCGAGCGGTGTCACCCTGCGGTCCGGGCTGACATCGACTGCAACAGCCCAGCGGAG GCTCCCGGCGCCGAGTCTTCTGCCTCCCCCCCGCCGTGCTGGCCTGGGGCCGCCCCCACGTCGCTTCCGTCTGCAGCGGGGCCGGGGGGCTCTGCTTCGGCCcccccctctgggacccctggagcGCCCGAATCCTGCAGCGACACGGCAG GCTATGGGGGGCATGTCGCGCTTctgacgctgctgctgctgctgctgctcactggGTCCTTCGCCCTCCTTGTCTGGACAAAGCGTGGCTGGTGCCCTCACCAGG cCTCCAGCTCCATGGCTAAGCCTCCTCTGCTGCTTCACCCCCAGAGTGCAGAGGAGACATCTGGCATCATAGCCCCCACCATTGGCCATGCAG GCCTGTGGGgggcaccactgcagcacctgCTGGATGACCCAGATGTGCTGGAGGAGCTGATCATGCTGCTGGACCCTGagggcaaggctggggcaggcaccCGGCACCTGGCTGCCCGCTACGGCCTCTCAGCCACCTGGATTGACTATGCCTATTCCCTGCGCAGCACGCGCAGCCCCCTGCGCGCCACCCTGGAGACAGTGGCTGCCCGCCAGCCCGATGCCACGCTGGGGcagctggcagggctgctggctgccatgggGCGCAAGGATGCCCTacaggtgctggagggggtgcaggtgggggtgtgA